The nucleotide sequence GCCATTGGCTTCAAACGTTGCCAGCTCAATTAGATCACTGGCAACGCAACAGTAAACATGGTGAGTTTGATAAGTGGTGTCGCTTACTTGCCAAGTTACCCTCAACCACCCCTTCTAATATTGAGTTAGATGAGAAAGTAGCGGTAGGCTCCCTTGCCGATGTAGATGTCTACACGCAAAAGAAAATTAGCGGGTTATTACAGCAGTTTATGCCTTGGCGTAAGGGCCCCTTTTATGTGCATGATATTCATGTCGATACAGAGTGGCGTTCAGATTGGAAATGGGATCGGGTATACCCACACATTACGCCACTAAAAAATCGTACGGTTCTCGATGTGGGCTGTGGAAGTGGCTACCATATGTGGAGAATGCTCGGGCAAGGCGCATCTCGGGTTATCGGTATAGACCCTACCCAACTCTTCTTTATTCAATTTCAAGCAATTAAGCACTTTATTCCGCGAGATGACATTCACTTCCTGCCTTTGGGAATTGAAGAAATGCAGCCGTTGAACGCCTTTGATACGGTGTTTTCTATGGGGGTGCTTTACCACAGAAAAGACCCTATTCAATTTCTTAACCAGCTTAAACTCCAGCTTCGCAAGGGCGGTGAGTTGGTGCTTGAGACCCTCGTGGTAGATGGTGATGAGCAAACCGTGCTGATGGCCGGCGAGCGATATGCACAAATGCGTAATGTATGGTTTTTGCCTAGCACAAAAGCGTTAGCAGTGTGGCTAGAAAGGGTGGGATTCGAAAATATTCGTGTGGTAGATGTGAATCACACGACCCTCGATGAACAACGCTCTACACCGTGGATGGATAGCCAGTCACTGAAAGATTTTCTCGATCCTGAAGATATTACGCGCACTATTGAAGGATACCCTGCACCACAAAGGGCTGTTTTAATTGCCAATCGTAAATAAAAGGGGCAACCGCTGCCTTTACGTGATATTGGCATAAATGTTGATACCTCAATCTTTAGTGAATGTGCTAAATCCGCTTTGATTGAGGTAGTAACATGGATATTAAAGGGTTTTTAAAGACACAACGATTGCCCCTCGCCTACGCGGACACTGCACAAAAATGGTTCATACCTTTATGTGAGCGTCTACTAGAGCACCAAAAAGGTGCAAAGAAAACATTTATCGTGGGAATTAACGGTAGTCAAGGGTCTGGAAAATCTACACTGACGGCGTTTATTGCCGCCTATCTGGAGAGTGTGCATAACAAAAACGTGGTCGCTCTCTCTATTGACGATTTCTATTTCGACAAAGCGCATCGTGGTGAGCTGTCTTCACACGTTCATCCGTTATTAGCCACGCGCGGCGTGCCCGGAACACACGATATTTCACTTGCTCTTGATACCATTAATGCGTTGCAATCAGCACAATCGGTGG is from Alteromonas australica and encodes:
- the cmoB gene encoding tRNA 5-methoxyuridine(34)/uridine 5-oxyacetic acid(34) synthase CmoB gives rise to the protein MSKPEAQWFNDCYKSLFDTPLSHWLQTLPAQLDHWQRNSKHGEFDKWCRLLAKLPSTTPSNIELDEKVAVGSLADVDVYTQKKISGLLQQFMPWRKGPFYVHDIHVDTEWRSDWKWDRVYPHITPLKNRTVLDVGCGSGYHMWRMLGQGASRVIGIDPTQLFFIQFQAIKHFIPRDDIHFLPLGIEEMQPLNAFDTVFSMGVLYHRKDPIQFLNQLKLQLRKGGELVLETLVVDGDEQTVLMAGERYAQMRNVWFLPSTKALAVWLERVGFENIRVVDVNHTTLDEQRSTPWMDSQSLKDFLDPEDITRTIEGYPAPQRAVLIANRK